One segment of Halococcus salsus DNA contains the following:
- a CDS encoding RNA-guided endonuclease InsQ/TnpB family protein: protein MNYNYRYRIRPPDDVANELRRHIDTCRQLYNHCLYVLNESDDIPARYEVQGTLPDLKQRWGGLKNVHSKVLQMVVKRLYDNLSTLRERKKRGYRVGHLRWKPPREYRSLTYNQTGFKLENKSGQPTLWLSKIGDIPIVLHREIPDNATVKQVSIKREPTGEWYAVLGLDTEDEAPPKPDNPEKAVGIDVGILKYTHDTDGLSVGSLDLSDERERLEREQRALSRKDHGSANYHKQRRKVAECHADLKRKRRDFLHKLSTWYAKEYDFVAVEALNAKGLMELPSNSRNRASAAWGTFLRMLEYKCEREGAYFVDVRPHGTTKECSQCGVSTDKPLWVRQHSCPACGFECDRDANAAHNVLNRAIEKSDIGMGQPESTPVETGAATDTEIPSVSARTVVEAGSPILNEAASAAE, encoded by the coding sequence ATGAACTACAACTATCGGTATCGGATTCGACCGCCCGACGACGTGGCCAACGAACTCCGTCGCCACATCGACACCTGCCGACAGTTGTACAACCACTGCCTGTACGTGCTGAACGAGAGCGACGACATTCCCGCCCGCTACGAGGTGCAGGGGACGCTCCCCGACCTCAAACAGCGGTGGGGTGGTCTGAAGAACGTTCACTCGAAAGTGCTTCAGATGGTCGTCAAGCGGTTGTACGACAATCTCTCGACGCTCCGTGAACGAAAGAAGCGTGGATACCGCGTCGGACATCTTCGGTGGAAGCCGCCACGGGAGTACCGTTCGTTGACCTACAATCAGACTGGCTTCAAGCTCGAAAACAAGAGCGGCCAGCCGACGTTGTGGCTCTCGAAAATCGGTGACATTCCCATCGTACTCCACCGCGAGATACCCGACAACGCGACGGTGAAGCAGGTATCCATCAAGCGTGAACCGACGGGGGAGTGGTACGCCGTCCTCGGTCTCGATACCGAGGACGAAGCGCCACCGAAGCCTGACAATCCCGAAAAGGCAGTCGGTATCGACGTGGGGATACTCAAGTACACCCACGACACCGACGGTCTTTCGGTGGGTTCGCTTGACCTGTCGGACGAACGTGAGCGGCTTGAGCGCGAACAGCGTGCGCTCTCACGAAAGGACCACGGTTCGGCCAATTACCACAAGCAACGCCGGAAGGTGGCCGAATGTCACGCCGACCTGAAACGGAAGCGTCGGGACTTTCTGCACAAGCTCTCGACGTGGTACGCGAAGGAATACGATTTCGTGGCCGTCGAAGCCCTGAACGCGAAGGGACTCATGGAGCTGCCGTCGAACTCTCGCAATCGAGCATCCGCCGCGTGGGGAACTTTTCTACGGATGCTCGAATACAAATGCGAGCGCGAAGGTGCGTACTTTGTGGACGTTCGACCGCATGGGACCACCAAAGAGTGTTCTCAGTGCGGCGTTTCGACTGACAAACCGCTATGGGTTCGGCAACACTCGTGTCCTGCTTGTGGATTCGAGTGCGACCGTGACGCGAACGCCGCTCACAACGTGCTGAACCGTGCTATTGAGAAATCGGATATAGGGATGGGCCAGCCCGAATCAACGCCTGTGGAGACTGGAGCCGCTACGGACACCGAAATTCCCTCGGTGTCTGCACGCACCGTCGTAGAAGCAGGAAGCCCCATCCTCAACGAAGCCGCGTCAGCGGCGGAGTAG